One region of Gilliamella sp. ESL0405 genomic DNA includes:
- the proB gene encoding glutamate 5-kinase, which translates to MTNKKKQTVVIKLGTSVLTGGTKQLDRARIVELIRQCSYLHQIGHKIIIVTSGAIAAGREYLNFPSLPNTVASKQLLASVGQSKLIQLWEQLFSIYKIFIGQMLLTRADLEDRERFLNAQDVLKAMLDNHIVPVINENDAVATAEIKVGDNDNLSALAAILAEADKLILLTDIEGLYTADPRSNSNAQLIKEVSHIDESLRNIAGDSVSGLGTGGMSTKIQAAEVAGSAGIEVIIAAGNKENVIIDAVNNQSVGTRFLPQKTPLEHRKHWLYGAPNAGKVLVDNGAINAILNNGSSLLPKGIIAVEKDFSRGEVINICDKSGKQIARGVSRYNSDALKQIAGHHSQEISQIIGYEYGSVAVHRNDMIIK; encoded by the coding sequence ATGACTAATAAAAAAAAGCAAACTGTCGTTATTAAGTTAGGTACCAGTGTTTTAACTGGTGGAACTAAACAGCTAGATCGTGCTCGAATAGTTGAACTGATTCGGCAATGCTCTTATTTACATCAAATTGGTCACAAAATTATTATAGTTACATCGGGAGCAATTGCTGCTGGTCGAGAGTATCTAAACTTCCCTAGCCTTCCAAATACTGTAGCATCAAAACAATTACTTGCTTCTGTTGGGCAAAGTAAACTTATCCAGCTTTGGGAACAGTTGTTTTCAATATATAAAATTTTTATTGGACAAATGTTACTGACACGAGCTGATTTAGAAGATCGTGAACGCTTTTTAAATGCACAAGATGTACTAAAAGCGATGCTAGATAATCATATTGTACCTGTTATCAATGAGAATGACGCTGTAGCTACAGCCGAAATTAAAGTGGGTGATAATGATAACCTATCAGCACTAGCAGCAATTTTAGCTGAAGCCGATAAACTCATATTACTGACAGATATTGAAGGATTATATACTGCCGATCCAAGATCAAATAGCAATGCTCAATTAATAAAAGAAGTTTCTCATATTGATGAGAGTTTACGAAACATAGCTGGTGATAGTGTTTCAGGGCTGGGAACCGGCGGTATGAGCACAAAAATTCAAGCAGCTGAAGTAGCAGGTAGTGCAGGAATAGAAGTAATTATTGCAGCTGGGAATAAAGAAAATGTGATTATTGATGCAGTCAATAATCAATCGGTGGGCACGCGTTTTTTACCACAGAAAACCCCACTAGAGCATCGAAAACATTGGCTATATGGTGCACCTAATGCAGGAAAGGTGTTAGTTGATAATGGTGCTATAAATGCTATTTTGAATAATGGTAGTTCGCTCTTACCAAAAGGAATTATAGCGGTTGAAAAAGATTTTTCGCGCGGAGAAGTAATAAACATCTGTGATAAATCAGGAAAACAAATCGCACGAGGTGTAAGCCGTTATAATAGTGATGCGCTAAAACAAATAGCCGGGCATCACTCACAAGAAATTAGTCAAATTATTGGCTATGAATATGGCTCTGTAGCCGTACATCGGAATGATATGATTATCAAATAA
- the proA gene encoding glutamate-5-semialdehyde dehydrogenase, producing MINQIGKLAKQASYQLAQCPTKIKNQALISIADLLEQSFQSILEANQKDIAIAKNQGLSEAILDRLLLTPERLSSIANDVRKVVTLTDPIGQIIDGSTLESGLKLQRQRVPLGVIGVIYEARPNVTIDIAALCLKTGNAAILRGGKETVNTNAAIISIIQQALNQAGLPESAIQSIDNPDRKYITELLKLDKYVDMIIPRGGAALHQLCREQSTIPVITGGIGVCHIFVDESADIEKALPIIVNAKTQRPSTCNTVETLLVHQNIAPEFLVKLSQTMADNQVNLHADKKAYERLKSGEATVELVSDEQLRQEWLSKDLNVVLVNSIDCAIKHIREYGSGHSESILTRNLAKVEQFVNQVDAAAVYVNASTRFTDGGQFGLGAEVAVSTQKLHARGPMGLEALTTYKWIGFGDDLIRE from the coding sequence ATGATAAACCAAATTGGAAAGTTAGCAAAACAAGCCTCATATCAATTAGCACAGTGCCCAACTAAAATCAAAAATCAGGCTTTAATTAGTATTGCTGATTTATTGGAGCAAAGCTTTCAAAGTATTTTAGAGGCTAATCAAAAAGATATTGCTATAGCAAAAAATCAAGGATTAAGTGAGGCAATACTTGATCGTTTATTATTAACTCCAGAGCGACTATCCTCTATTGCCAATGATGTTCGCAAAGTTGTCACCTTAACCGATCCTATTGGGCAAATTATTGATGGCTCAACATTAGAAAGTGGTTTAAAGTTACAACGCCAAAGAGTACCGCTAGGGGTGATTGGTGTAATTTATGAAGCTCGCCCTAATGTTACTATAGATATTGCGGCTCTCTGTTTAAAAACAGGTAATGCAGCGATACTTCGTGGTGGAAAAGAAACGGTTAATACTAATGCGGCTATCATATCGATTATTCAACAAGCATTAAATCAAGCAGGCTTACCTGAATCTGCCATTCAATCAATCGATAATCCTGATCGTAAATATATCACTGAGTTACTCAAACTAGATAAATATGTCGATATGATTATTCCAAGAGGTGGAGCAGCATTACATCAATTATGTCGAGAGCAATCCACAATTCCGGTGATCACCGGTGGGATTGGTGTCTGCCATATTTTTGTTGATGAAAGTGCCGATATAGAAAAAGCGCTACCCATAATTGTCAATGCTAAAACTCAGCGCCCAAGTACTTGTAATACCGTTGAAACACTGTTAGTTCATCAAAACATTGCGCCGGAATTTTTAGTTAAATTAAGTCAAACAATGGCTGATAATCAGGTAAATTTACATGCTGATAAAAAAGCTTATGAACGATTAAAATCGGGTGAAGCGACAGTCGAACTTGTCAGTGACGAACAATTACGCCAAGAATGGCTCTCAAAAGATCTCAATGTGGTGTTGGTAAACTCAATTGACTGTGCAATAAAACATATCAGAGAATATGGGAGTGGCCATTCAGAATCTATTTTGACCCGTAACTTAGCCAAAGTTGAGCAATTTGTTAACCAAGTTGATGCTGCTGCCGTCTATGTCAATGCTTCTACACGTTTTACTGACGGTGGACAATTTGGGTTAGGTGCAGAAGTTGCGGTTAGTACTCAAAAATTGCATGCCAGAGGTCCAATGGGACTTGAAGCATTAACAACCTATAAATGGATAGGTTTTGGTGATGATTTAATACGAGAATGA
- the yegQ gene encoding tRNA 5-hydroxyuridine modification protein YegQ, with the protein MTNLYTKPELLSPAGSLKNMRYAFAYGADAVYAGQPRYSLRVRNNEFNHENLAIGINEAHAQGKKFYVVVNIAPHNSKLKTFIRDLEPIVNMKPDAFIMSDPGLIMLVREHFPEMEIHLSVQSNAVNWATVKFWHKMGLTRVVLSRELSLDEIAEIREKVPEMELEVFIHGALCMAYSGRCLLSGYINKRDSNQGTCTNACRWEYKVAEGKEDEVGQIVHKCEPIPVQQVEPTLGIGPTTDKVFMLEESGRPGEYMQAFEDEHGTYIMNSKDLRAVELVEDLTKIGVHSLKIEGRTKSYYYCARTAQVYRQAIDAASEGKPFDPHLLAELDSLAHRGYTEGFLRRHKHEDMQNYVHSHSVSERQQFVGEFSGERLNGLAEIIVKNKFSVGDSVEMMTPKGNITFVIERMENKKGQPVPAGLGDGHIVYIPIPEDIDLNYALLMRNFD; encoded by the coding sequence ATGACAAACTTGTATACAAAACCAGAGTTACTTTCTCCTGCTGGTTCTCTTAAAAATATGCGTTATGCTTTTGCATATGGCGCTGATGCTGTTTATGCAGGGCAACCACGTTATAGTCTACGTGTTCGCAATAACGAATTTAATCATGAAAATCTCGCTATCGGGATTAATGAGGCGCATGCTCAAGGTAAAAAGTTTTATGTTGTAGTAAACATTGCGCCGCATAACTCAAAGCTTAAAACGTTTATCCGTGATTTAGAACCGATTGTCAATATGAAACCGGACGCTTTTATTATGTCAGATCCTGGTTTAATTATGCTAGTTCGGGAACATTTTCCTGAAATGGAAATTCATTTATCGGTACAATCCAATGCAGTAAATTGGGCGACAGTTAAATTTTGGCACAAAATGGGATTAACCCGAGTTGTGTTATCCCGTGAGTTATCGCTTGATGAGATTGCTGAGATACGAGAAAAAGTTCCGGAAATGGAATTAGAAGTGTTTATTCATGGTGCGCTTTGCATGGCTTATTCTGGCCGTTGTTTATTATCGGGTTATATTAACAAACGTGATTCAAACCAAGGTACATGTACTAACGCTTGTCGGTGGGAGTATAAAGTTGCTGAAGGTAAAGAAGATGAAGTAGGGCAGATCGTTCATAAATGTGAACCCATACCGGTACAACAAGTTGAACCTACTTTAGGCATTGGTCCTACAACTGATAAAGTATTTATGCTTGAAGAATCCGGTCGACCGGGTGAATATATGCAAGCTTTTGAAGATGAGCATGGTACTTATATCATGAATTCTAAAGATTTAAGAGCTGTTGAATTAGTGGAAGATTTAACAAAAATCGGTGTTCATTCTTTGAAAATTGAAGGTAGGACTAAATCTTACTATTATTGTGCCAGAACAGCACAAGTTTATCGACAAGCAATTGATGCGGCAAGCGAGGGCAAACCTTTTGATCCGCATTTATTAGCTGAACTTGATTCATTGGCTCATCGAGGATATACCGAAGGCTTTTTGCGTCGTCATAAGCATGAAGATATGCAAAATTATGTACATAGCCATTCGGTTTCAGAACGACAACAGTTTGTTGGTGAATTTAGTGGTGAGCGTTTAAATGGGTTAGCTGAAATTATTGTTAAAAATAAGTTTTCAGTGGGTGATAGTGTTGAAATGATGACACCAAAAGGCAATATAACCTTTGTTATTGAACGAATGGAGAACAAAAAAGGTCAACCGGTGCCTGCCGGATTAGGTGACGGTCATATTGTTTACATCCCAATTCCTGAAGATATCGATTTAAATTATGCATTGTTGATGCGTAATTTTGACTAG
- a CDS encoding GntP family permease, protein MSELINWYGALIGLFLAILLILRGINPVYSLFFGAIIGAFIGGANLIQTVAILTNGTQSIMGTVIRVLAAGILAGVMMESGAAETIAQAVVKKLGEKKALLALALATGIITASGVFIPVAVLIVAPIALSVGNKMKISRLALLLALSGGGKAGNIISPNPNTIAVANGFNLSLSDVMIAGFLPALFGLLATVLIASLIKNKSDTITNQEVMALKNQEQDKLDTPSLAKAIVAPATAILLLMLNPIGNILHIQFLANLKIDALFILPLAGMIGMLAMGQQSKIILFTKSGIEKMTPTVLILIGAGAIAGLIASSNLASQVIAMIESMGISGYYLSPISGILMAAATASTSTGVIIATGAFGTTIMDMGVPTINAAVMMHTGATVIDSLPQGNYFHVTANSMNMSIKQRMKLIPYEALVGGTMTLVATIFYAFIY, encoded by the coding sequence ATGTCAGAACTGATTAACTGGTATGGTGCGCTGATTGGATTATTCCTGGCTATATTGTTAATTTTAAGGGGCATAAATCCAGTCTACTCATTATTCTTTGGCGCTATCATTGGAGCATTTATTGGTGGGGCGAATTTAATTCAAACTGTTGCAATTTTAACTAACGGAACACAAAGCATCATGGGCACAGTGATACGGGTACTAGCTGCCGGCATCCTTGCTGGTGTGATGATGGAATCCGGTGCCGCTGAAACAATAGCGCAAGCTGTTGTAAAAAAATTAGGTGAAAAAAAAGCACTGCTAGCTTTAGCCTTAGCAACTGGCATTATTACAGCTTCAGGGGTGTTTATACCGGTTGCTGTTTTAATTGTTGCACCAATTGCGCTATCTGTTGGCAATAAAATGAAGATATCTCGTTTAGCGCTGTTATTAGCCTTATCCGGTGGCGGAAAAGCAGGAAACATTATTTCACCCAATCCCAATACCATTGCTGTTGCTAATGGATTTAATTTAAGCTTAAGCGATGTCATGATTGCAGGCTTTTTACCGGCACTATTTGGACTATTAGCAACAGTACTGATCGCTTCTTTGATTAAAAATAAAAGTGACACAATTACAAATCAAGAAGTCATGGCATTAAAAAATCAAGAGCAAGATAAATTAGACACCCCATCATTAGCGAAAGCGATTGTGGCACCGGCCACGGCAATTTTATTATTAATGCTTAACCCTATCGGTAATATTTTACATATTCAATTCCTTGCCAATTTAAAAATAGACGCCTTATTTATATTGCCACTCGCTGGAATGATTGGCATGCTAGCAATGGGACAACAGAGCAAAATTATTTTATTTACCAAATCTGGAATTGAAAAAATGACACCAACCGTACTAATTTTAATTGGTGCAGGTGCAATCGCTGGATTAATCGCATCATCAAATTTAGCCAGTCAAGTTATAGCAATGATCGAATCAATGGGTATTTCAGGTTACTATTTATCCCCCATTTCGGGAATTTTAATGGCAGCCGCTACAGCTTCGACATCAACAGGCGTCATTATTGCAACAGGCGCTTTTGGCACAACCATTATGGATATGGGCGTTCCAACAATTAATGCTGCCGTGATGATGCACACTGGCGCTACAGTTATTGACTCCTTACCACAGGGCAACTATTTCCATGTCACAGCCAATAGCATGAACATGTCAATAAAACAACGAATGAAGCTGATTCCCTATGAGGCGCTTGTTGGTGGCACAATGACATTAGTTGCAACAATTTTCTATGCATTTATTTATTAA
- a CDS encoding glycerate kinase produces the protein MKHKTFVLAPDSFKECLTAKAVCQAMESGLKKVFPDAKFIHVPMADGGEGTTQSLVDATNGTLHACQVTSPLGDKITAHYGILGDKTTAVIEMASASGIHLVPKTKRNPLITTTFGTGELIIECLKHGVKKIILGIGGSATNDGGAGMAQALGIKFYDNEGKELPKGGGALGKLAKIDITEVNPLLRNIEIIVASDVSNPLCGEKGASCVFGPQKGATAEMVKQLDQNLQHYASIIKSQLGKEVATIPGAGAAGGLGAGLMAFTNSKMQKGIDIVIHYSELRQKLKGADFCFTGEGGIDYQTKFGKTPYGVAQIAKAQNVPVIALAGTIGKNIEELYPNGIDAIFGIIPSASPIEELLLNGFKNIEQTSENIARLIKISQT, from the coding sequence ATGAAACACAAAACTTTTGTACTTGCACCCGATTCTTTTAAAGAGTGTTTGACCGCTAAAGCGGTTTGCCAGGCAATGGAGTCAGGATTAAAAAAAGTGTTCCCTGATGCAAAATTTATCCATGTTCCCATGGCTGATGGTGGTGAAGGAACCACTCAATCTTTAGTTGATGCCACAAATGGAACATTACACGCTTGCCAAGTCACCAGTCCCCTAGGTGATAAAATCACAGCTCATTATGGAATTTTAGGAGATAAAACTACCGCCGTCATTGAAATGGCTAGCGCTAGTGGGATTCATCTTGTGCCAAAAACAAAGCGCAATCCACTCATTACTACAACCTTCGGCACTGGAGAGTTAATCATTGAATGCCTAAAACATGGCGTTAAAAAAATTATACTGGGTATTGGTGGAAGTGCGACTAATGACGGTGGCGCAGGAATGGCTCAAGCATTGGGTATAAAATTTTATGATAATGAAGGTAAAGAACTGCCTAAAGGTGGTGGTGCATTGGGTAAATTGGCCAAAATTGACATAACGGAAGTTAACCCACTTTTACGCAATATCGAAATCATTGTTGCCAGTGATGTAAGCAACCCATTATGTGGCGAAAAAGGCGCATCTTGCGTATTTGGTCCACAAAAAGGGGCGACGGCTGAAATGGTTAAACAATTAGATCAGAATTTACAACATTATGCTTCAATCATTAAATCACAGCTAGGTAAAGAGGTAGCAACGATTCCCGGTGCAGGTGCTGCCGGCGGGCTTGGTGCAGGTTTAATGGCATTTACAAACAGTAAAATGCAAAAAGGAATCGACATTGTTATCCATTACAGTGAACTACGCCAAAAATTAAAAGGTGCTGATTTTTGTTTTACAGGAGAAGGCGGCATTGATTATCAAACTAAATTTGGTAAAACACCTTATGGTGTTGCGCAAATTGCTAAAGCGCAAAATGTGCCAGTGATTGCACTAGCGGGGACTATCGGGAAAAATATTGAAGAGCTCTATCCAAATGGAATTGATGCAATTTTCGGTATTATTCCTTCCGCATCACCAATTGAAGAACTCTTATTAAACGGTTTTAAAAATATTGAGCAAACAAGTGAAAATATTGCTCGTTTAATCAAAATTAGCCAAACATAA
- a CDS encoding helix-turn-helix transcriptional regulator, with translation MDKIKEFREQLGITQEELAKAINTSQGAISYYENSRRNIDFKTCRNITGFFIILGLNISLDDVFPPDAA, from the coding sequence ATGGACAAAATTAAGGAATTTAGAGAGCAGTTGGGTATCACTCAAGAAGAGCTAGCCAAAGCAATAAACACGTCTCAAGGTGCGATTTCATATTATGAAAATAGTCGTCGAAATATTGACTTCAAAACATGCCGAAATATTACTGGCTTTTTTATCATCTTAGGATTGAACATTTCTTTGGATGATGTTTTTCCACCCGACGCCGCCTAA
- a CDS encoding helix-turn-helix transcriptional regulator gives MNTCKNIIKKRMQDIGETQESLAEKLSVSQGSIAHWLSGTGGRKPDTDIIASMLNAVGIRELIINADGSASENNMQNKLNKNNFQIEGLDIKASVGAAYLNSDIKEVIKLV, from the coding sequence ATGAATACTTGTAAAAATATAATTAAAAAAAGAATGCAAGATATTGGCGAAACACAAGAAAGCCTTGCCGAAAAATTGAGTGTATCTCAAGGAAGTATTGCGCATTGGCTATCCGGAACCGGAGGAAGAAAGCCGGACACTGATATTATCGCCTCAATGCTTAATGCAGTTGGAATCAGGGAATTAATCATAAATGCTGATGGCTCAGCATCAGAAAATAATATGCAAAACAAACTCAATAAAAATAATTTTCAAATTGAGGGTTTAGATATTAAAGCTAGCGTAGGAGCGGCCTACCTAAATTCGGATATAAAGGAAGTGATTAAATTAGTATAA
- a CDS encoding DUF4177 domain-containing protein, whose protein sequence is MSYIYETVQIPPNINVGKKDKGNEAGAYLREIINNKANDNWEFVSVESVGVRTSPGCLAALLGKKEEYSIYYVIIFRREVA, encoded by the coding sequence GTGAGTTATATTTATGAAACAGTTCAAATCCCACCAAATATTAATGTAGGAAAAAAGGATAAAGGCAATGAAGCTGGAGCTTATTTGCGTGAAATAATAAATAACAAAGCCAACGATAATTGGGAATTTGTAAGCGTTGAGAGCGTTGGAGTAAGAACATCTCCAGGGTGTCTTGCTGCTCTTTTAGGAAAGAAAGAAGAATATTCTATTTATTATGTGATTATCTTTAGACGTGAAGTGGCTTAG
- the yidD gene encoding membrane protein insertion efficiency factor YidD — protein MKWLSFKLIYLYRAIAPNRIRSACRFEPSCSEYALLAIEKYGVLKGWKMTLGRLMRCKPPNGGKDYP, from the coding sequence GTGAAGTGGCTTAGTTTTAAATTAATATATCTATATAGAGCGATAGCCCCCAATCGCATTCGCTCAGCATGTAGATTCGAACCGTCTTGCTCAGAATATGCCTTATTAGCAATTGAAAAATATGGCGTATTAAAAGGGTGGAAAATGACATTAGGTAGATTAATGAGATGTAAACCACCAAATGGCGGCAAAGATTATCCGTAA
- a CDS encoding GNAT family N-acetyltransferase, with product MIIRPEKENDIPVISDLLRLAFFNQPYSNNDEYLLVEKLRKENALALSYVAIINDKIVGYIAFSPITIDGKKLIY from the coding sequence TTGATAATTCGTCCAGAAAAAGAAAATGATATCCCAGTCATTTCAGATTTGTTAAGGCTAGCGTTTTTTAATCAACCATATAGCAATAACGATGAATATTTGCTAGTGGAGAAATTAAGAAAGGAAAATGCATTAGCACTTAGTTATGTAGCAATAATTAATGATAAAATTGTTGGTTATATAGCATTTAGCCCAATAACAATTGATGGAAAAAAACTAATCTATTAG
- a CDS encoding GNAT family N-acetyltransferase, with translation MLPKYQRKGIGSALINSTLTQIKKQGFDGCVLVGFPDFYQKLGFISADPLVYSGVEKRYFMKLLFKNDIVLSGEIKFHPAFYS, from the coding sequence ATATTACCAAAATATCAAAGGAAAGGTATAGGCTCTGCGTTAATTAATAGCACACTAACTCAAATTAAAAAACAAGGGTTTGATGGTTGTGTATTAGTAGGGTTTCCTGATTTTTATCAGAAACTAGGCTTTATATCAGCAGACCCTCTTGTATATTCAGGTGTTGAAAAGCGTTATTTCATGAAACTATTGTTTAAAAATGATATTGTACTTTCGGGTGAAATAAAATTTCATCCCGCATTTTATTCATAG
- a CDS encoding MurR/RpiR family transcriptional regulator: protein MIDLKLREVKKDLSEKELAVAQYIQANTQALKNMSIQSLAKLNHVSTTTILRLCNKLGYNGFSDFKVDLISSIPRKINAEILQDDINLNDSLQDVNSKVQAMEKSSIDETYSMVNIESLNKAIDLIIKSNKIIIYGTSSSGLVGKELEYQLIKIKKDVSCHFDSHIQKSIANTLDKNDLVIIISHSGETPECIDLLKLARKNSVPSIAITKMGQSQVSLLAEVILHTTSTEHASRLIPIRSKISQLSVINMLVTNLFIRKYDERLLLQTQNREERKYPHR from the coding sequence ATGATTGATTTAAAACTTAGAGAGGTGAAAAAAGATCTTTCAGAAAAAGAGCTTGCCGTCGCTCAATATATTCAAGCGAATACACAAGCGCTTAAAAATATGAGCATACAGTCATTAGCCAAATTAAATCATGTCAGCACCACAACAATTCTACGCCTTTGCAATAAATTGGGTTATAACGGATTTAGTGATTTTAAAGTTGATCTGATCTCTTCAATTCCTCGAAAAATCAATGCTGAAATACTTCAAGACGACATCAATCTTAATGACTCCTTACAAGACGTTAATAGCAAAGTACAAGCTATGGAAAAATCCTCAATTGATGAAACCTACTCTATGGTGAATATCGAATCGCTAAATAAAGCAATCGATCTTATTATTAAAAGTAATAAGATTATTATTTATGGCACCAGTAGCAGTGGATTGGTTGGAAAAGAACTGGAATATCAATTAATTAAAATTAAAAAAGATGTTAGCTGTCATTTCGATTCGCATATTCAAAAAAGTATCGCGAATACATTAGACAAAAATGATCTTGTTATCATTATTTCACATTCGGGCGAAACACCGGAATGTATCGATTTATTGAAATTGGCCAGAAAAAATAGTGTTCCTTCGATTGCAATTACCAAAATGGGACAAAGTCAGGTCTCTTTATTAGCGGAAGTGATTTTACATACTACATCAACGGAACATGCTTCCCGTTTAATTCCGATTCGTTCAAAAATTTCTCAACTTTCAGTCATCAATATGCTGGTTACCAATCTATTTATCCGAAAATATGATGAACGCTTGTTGTTACAAACCCAAAATCGTGAAGAGCGTAAATATCCTCATCGCTAA
- a CDS encoding PTS sugar transporter subunit IIA produces MQTQIPIILASHGPFAQGALECAQMLMGEQQNIDVISVLIDSNVDNLRQQMHDSYHQLNSGKGVIILVDILGGTPCNLAGELLLNHDDVLLFCGFNIPVLLEVLNNREGTLDDVKSAIEEVFPQSCIDVRQVLDSQRETSIDL; encoded by the coding sequence ATGCAAACACAAATTCCCATTATTTTAGCTAGCCATGGACCATTTGCTCAAGGAGCGCTTGAATGTGCGCAGATGCTAATGGGGGAACAGCAAAATATCGACGTTATATCGGTTTTGATCGATAGTAATGTTGACAATTTAAGGCAACAAATGCATGACAGTTATCATCAGCTTAATAGCGGTAAAGGTGTAATTATCTTGGTCGACATCTTAGGAGGAACGCCGTGTAATTTGGCTGGCGAACTGTTGTTAAATCATGATGATGTCCTGTTATTTTGTGGTTTTAATATTCCGGTTTTGCTTGAAGTTTTAAATAATCGAGAAGGTACGCTTGATGATGTTAAATCAGCCATTGAAGAAGTCTTTCCACAAAGCTGTATTGACGTACGACAAGTACTAGATTCTCAGCGTGAAACATCTATAGATTTGTAA
- a CDS encoding PTS sugar transporter subunit IIB: MPINVARIDDRLIHGQVITTWVKNFDIEQVLIINDKVAADKVQQSVLTMSAPPDLKVLVFGVSQFIDILKKTEIKKRTMLLFTNSIDVNKLIEGGLKIDKLNVGGMRMQDGRHQLSRAVSVTAEEEQAFKNIIANNVEVEVQMVPKDPVVDLKTLLN; this comes from the coding sequence ATGCCAATTAATGTAGCAAGAATTGATGATCGTTTGATTCATGGACAAGTTATCACAACTTGGGTAAAAAATTTTGATATTGAACAAGTATTGATTATTAATGATAAAGTTGCCGCTGATAAAGTTCAGCAATCGGTACTTACCATGTCTGCCCCACCAGATTTAAAAGTATTAGTCTTTGGCGTTTCACAATTTATCGACATATTGAAAAAAACCGAAATTAAAAAACGTACGATGTTACTTTTTACAAATAGTATTGATGTCAACAAATTGATCGAAGGTGGTCTGAAAATTGACAAGCTCAATGTCGGCGGCATGCGAATGCAAGATGGTCGACATCAATTATCAAGGGCGGTATCGGTGACAGCTGAGGAAGAACAAGCATTTAAAAATATTATAGCCAATAATGTCGAAGTTGAAGTTCAGATGGTACCCAAAGATCCTGTTGTCGATCTGAAAACCCTACTTAACTAA
- a CDS encoding PTS sugar transporter subunit IIC, with product MLTQAILVAIWAGICSMDDVGPQMLRRPLLTGTIAGIIMGDMVQGLAISATLELMWMGIGNVGAYSAPDIVAGAIIGVSLGITTGGGIATGIALGVPVSLLCQQLLIIWRSFACFLNPWAERSILNGDYKGLARVHFFSTPLWFLIRAVPCFIAIYFGSDLVKTILDAIPQSIIDGMGVASKLIPAVGICILLLMLLKGRMWFFFLLGFMLTTYLKLPIIPITFIALAFAVLYDMASSGSKNHQEQSDNNQTSNNTEEEYDL from the coding sequence ATGTTAACACAGGCTATTCTTGTCGCCATTTGGGCGGGAATCTGTTCGATGGATGACGTCGGACCACAAATGTTACGTAGGCCATTGTTAACCGGTACCATAGCAGGCATCATAATGGGTGATATGGTTCAAGGCTTGGCAATTAGTGCAACGTTGGAATTGATGTGGATGGGTATCGGAAACGTAGGCGCCTACTCAGCACCCGATATTGTTGCTGGTGCAATCATTGGCGTGTCACTCGGTATCACCACCGGTGGAGGCATTGCAACCGGTATTGCGCTTGGCGTTCCTGTATCTTTATTATGTCAACAATTGTTAATTATATGGCGTTCTTTCGCTTGCTTTCTTAATCCTTGGGCTGAACGCTCTATTTTAAACGGTGACTATAAAGGATTAGCACGAGTTCACTTCTTTTCAACACCTCTTTGGTTTTTAATTCGAGCAGTACCTTGTTTTATTGCTATCTATTTCGGTAGCGATCTGGTTAAAACCATTCTTGATGCTATCCCACAAAGCATCATTGATGGCATGGGGGTAGCCTCGAAATTAATTCCTGCGGTAGGTATTTGTATTTTACTGTTAATGTTATTAAAAGGACGTATGTGGTTTTTCTTCCTGCTCGGTTTTATGTTAACCACTTATCTAAAACTGCCAATTATTCCAATTACCTTTATCGCTTTGGCGTTTGCCGTGCTTTATGACATGGCATCAAGTGGTAGTAAAAATCATCAAGAACAATCAGATAATAATCAAACATCAAATAATACCGAAGAGGAATATGATCTATGA